Proteins encoded together in one Argiope bruennichi chromosome 1, qqArgBrue1.1, whole genome shotgun sequence window:
- the LOC129963781 gene encoding serine/threonine-protein kinase dst1-like has product MKEKIMYLSLWMLVLLCLSVATIESHDESHPLCFYLKTPIIKQINVTVGSLLDGNTTERCSKPTDSCYILWQEDPKNKSITIISQGCWNDANQKCQQSECIPSRSTKALDNTHFCCCEGNFCNTNITDAKVAPEYAADDPAQQFLGQMPPYMPYIIVLVVIVGVAVFVALVYFIYRNHCTVPKRSNESLHLMEAPPPSAAEIDLDTLKLQEVVARGRYGAVYRGNAGDQILAVKKYGFHDQQHFFNERAIYTLPHMVHDNLPRFYGTKEIMGENGRPEYMLVLSFAPAGCLQDYLRDNTVDWSSLCKIILSVSRGLAYLHSEFKKGDKCKPCIVHRDVSSRNVLMKDDGQCMLCDFGFAIQISGSTYVLNGEEVKAEETSLAEVGTLRYMAPEILEGAVNLRDCESSLKQTDVYALGLIMWEVSSRCADLYQGLDVPPYRQPYEAEIGIEPTMEQMQTLVVKHKSRPLFPDIWKTSNPAVRSLKETIEDCWDQDAEARLTTLCVEERILELPVLWERDKAGLNVSTGISPVSNLCKSNYHNKSSIDSDFGSDNLDDRLITPRDRVNSLSECTTETLLSPSDAVSQTNDKNKLLSNESANLKVTYPLQPHQGRNPCLARNLMQDLPRETPVIGNGLIDYSSKYSCNKKISFSDGDANIFSMPPGLESNLIANEFTNHSNRVCNPIPFVQNPMNFTSTIPKQTNLVGNKQTQELLLKNEKRWNPLNIFDKKSAKSSIRASLRMLLDRKTSISNGNIPEEQQPLKTSGITSPISPSESGDKQGQINPNAFWASPEIKEGEHDSYGTLCTSNLSASDGNTVMKSYDHHLLKGHAFPVNEERSLPAFMPNQDNTLGEKTKRPTTLPVRSHNDKQDIDPDILDMSDCDITNEFVNDSAPVPDNNETKPALVRRKGSGGKKKGVKRVKTPFEIKCRFSLYDDRIMSSQELPSTCVSKDSQAQLDKAKFSASVPLNMNTLCLSPATTTEHTVIQIEPQAKEKQRVNGLVLPVNHAGHQNVVSLCDI; this is encoded by the exons aatctcatGATGAAAGCCATCCTCTttgtttttatctgaaaactcctataattaaacaaattaatgtaACAGTTGGAAGCTTGCTAGATGGTAATACCACAGAAAGATGTTCAAAGCCTACAGATTCATGCTACATATTATGGCAGGAAGATcccaaaaataaaagcataacaaTTATAAGCCAAG GTTGTTGGAATGATGCAAACCAGAAATGCCAACAAAGTGAATGTATTCCTAGTAGATCAACAAAAGCTTTAGATAACACTCATTTTTGCTGCTGTGAAGGGAATTTCTGTAACACTAATATTACTGATGCCAAAGTTGCTCCAGAATATGCTGCAGATGATCCTG CTCAGCAGTTTCTTGGACAGATGCCTCCTTACATGCCCTACATCATTGTACTTGTTGTTATTGTGGGAGTTGCAGTTTTTGTTgcattagtttatttcatttaccGAAACCATTGCACAGTACCAAAAAGAAGTAATGAATCACTTCACTTGATGGAAGCTCCACCACCTTCTGCTGCAGAAATTGATCTTGATACTTTGAAACTTCAAGAAGTTGTTGCTAGGGGACGTTATGGAGCTGTATACCGGGGTAATGCAGGGGATCAAATATTAGCAGTGAAAAAATATGGCTTTCATGACCAAcaacattttttcaatgaaagagCCATATATACCCTCCCCCACATGGTTCACGACAACTTACCAAGATTCTATG GCACCAAAGAAATAATGGGTGAGAATGGAAGACCTGAGTACATGCTTGTTCTATCATTTGCTCCAGCTGGATGTTTGCAGGATTATTTGCGTGATAACACAGTGGACTGGAGTTCTCTTTGCAAAATTATCTTGTCTGTGTCACGTGGCTTAGCATATTTGCATTCTGAGTTCAAGAAAGGAg ataaatGCAAACCTTGCATTGTTCATCGGGACGTGTCATCTCGCAATGTTCTTATGAAAGATGATGGGCAATGTATGTTGTGTGACTTTGGATTTGCAATTCAGATATCAGGTTCCACATATGTTTTAAATGGTGAAGAAGTAAAAGCAGAAGAAACATCATTAGCTGAG gTTGGAACATTAAGATACATGGCTCCAGAGATACTAGAAGGTGCTGTAAATCTTCGAGATTGTGAATCTTCATTAAAGCAAACTGATGTCTATGCATTAGGTTTGATAATGTGGGAAGTTTCTAGTCGTTGTGCTGATTTATACcaag GTTTGGATGTTCCACCCTATAGACAACCATATGAAGCTGAGATTGGCATTGAACCTACCATGGAACAAATGCAAACACTTGTTGTCAAACACAAATCTCGACCTCTTTTCCCAGATATTTGGAAAACTTCTAATCCA GCTGTTCGATCTTTAAAAGAAACGATTGAGGATTGTTGGGATCAAGATGCTGAGGCTCGACTCACTACTCTATGTGTGGAAGAACGAATCTTAGAATTACCAGTTCTGTGGGAAAGAGATAAAG CTGGACTCAATGTTTCTACTGGTATAAGTCCAGTCTCTAATTTGTGCAAGTCCAATTACCACAACAAATCGAGCATTGATAGCGATTTTGGTTCTGACAACTTGGATGATCGTCTGATTACTCCGAGAGACAGAGTTAATAGTCTTTCTGAATGCACTACTGAAACTTTACTTTCTCCTTCTGATGCTGTCAGCCAAACTAATGATAAAAACAAGTTACTGAGTAATGAATCAGCTAATTTAAAAGTGACTTATCCTTTGCAGCCTCATCAGGGTCGTAATCCGTGCCTTGCTCGGAATCTGATGCAGGATCTACCTCGAGAAACTCCAGTCATTGGCAATGGCCTAATTGATTATTCTTCCAAATATTCTTGTAATAAGAAGATTTCCTTTTCTGATGGCGATGCTAACATTTTCAGCATGCCTCCTGGTTTGGAGAGCAATCTTATTGCGAATGAATTCACTAACCATTCCAACAGGGTATGCAACCCTATTCCATTTGTCCAGAATCCTATGAACTTCACTAGTACCATTCCTAAGCAAACCAATTTGGTAGGCAACAAGCAAACTCAAGAATTGttgctgaaaaatgaaaaacgGTGGAATCCTTTGAACATTTTTGACAAGAAATCTGCAAAGAGCAGTATCAGGGCCAGCTTGAGAATGCTTCTTGATCGCAAGACTTCTATCAGCAATGGTAATATACCTGAGGAACAACAACCCCTGAAAACTTCAGGTATCACTTCGCCCATTTCACCTAGTGAGTCTGGTGACAAACAAGGACAGATTAACCCCAATGCTTTCTGGGCATCACCTGAGATAAAGGAAGGAGAGCATGATAGTTATGGCACTCTGTGTACCAGCAATTTATCTGCTAGTGATGGAAATACTGTTATGAAGTCATATGACCATCATTTACTTAAAGGTCATGCCTTTCCTGTAAATGAGGAAAGATCGTTACCAGCTTTTATGCCGAATCAGGACAATACACTTGGAGAAAAAACAAAACGTCCCACAACACTCCCAGTGCGCTCCCATAATGATAAACAAGATATTGACCCAGACATACTTGATATGTCTGATTGTGATATTACAAATGAATTTGTCAATGATTCAGCACCTGTGCCAGATAATAATGAAACCAAGCCTGCCTTGGTGCGTCGCAAGGGTAGCGGTGGTAAGAAAAAGGGTGTGAAGCGTGTAAAGACTCCTTTTGAGATCAAATGTAGATTTTCTTTGTATGATGACAGAATCATGTCATCTCAGGAACTCCCATCAACTTGTGTATCAAAAGATTCGCAAGCACAGCTCGACAAAGCTAAATTTTCTGCTTCCGTTCCTCTGAACATGAACACACTATGTTTGTCTCCTGCTACTACTACTGAGCATACTGTCATACAGATAGAACCTCAAGCTAAAGAGAAGCAGAGAGTGAATGGGTTGGTTTTGCCAGTAAACCATGCTGGTCATCAAAATGTAGTGTCTCTGTGTGACATTTAA